tgtttcacaaaatttttaaatgtttcaacaactgatttttttttatcattataacttaatgtttcactCGGTAGCCACcttcaaatttttttagaaatcagGTGACCGATCTGTAGTTTCGTCAGAATAATTTATAAGCTAAACAACATAAATCATTTTATGTGAAACAAATGTCACTAAGTAGAGAAATAAGAACATTCTATGTATTAAAACATTATATGGAACAAGAAATTTTGACTATTGAAAATGAATaagttaaattttgaaattttgactatTGAAAATGTTTCCTTTGGAATGAATTCCTCTACTTCTCCAACAAATCTTCTCTATTCCAAAGAAGCCCTTAGGCACATTATTATTCCATGGGTCATATAACAACGTCAGTTTACTTGTGTTCGAAGTTTTTGATTTTAACTGCACACGTGTCTAAAAGCACGTCTATTTAAACAGGGCGATATATCAGTTCTCGCAACATTAAATTTTAGTGCTAATTACTGTAGTAATGAGTTACATCGTGAACAAATcctcgccggagctcgtcggcccGCCGACAACCAAGCCGGTGGCGCCGAccgtcgctgacgtcatcaaccTATCCTCCTTCGACAAAGCCATTGGTTCCTACCTCTTCACGTCGTTCCACGTCTTCGACAATGGCATCGTCGAGCCGGCCATGACGATCAAGGGGGCACTGTCCCAAGCTCTGGTCTACTACTACCCCATCGCCGGCCGACTCGTCATCACCggagcggccgacggcggcggcgaccagctcTGTGTCTCCTGCACCGGCGAGGGCGTGGCGTTCGTCTCCGCGACGGCGAGCTGCGCTCTCGACGACGTCAAGCTGTTCGACCCGCCGTTCGCGGCGCTGTTGAAGGAGCTCGCCGTGGCGCacccggcggcgggagaggccgAGGCCGACCCGCTGCTGCTCATGCAGGTGACGGAGTTCGCCTGCGGCGGGTTCGTCGTCGGCATGACGTGGAaccacgtcgtcgccgacggcaaGGGCATAGCTCAGTTCCTGCGtgccgtcggcgagctcgcGCGGGGGCTGCCGCGGCCGTCCGTCCTGCCGGTGAGCTGCGGCGACGACTCCCTCCCGGAGCTCCCGCCGCTGGTCGCCGCCATGGAGAAGGCGATGCTGACGCAGGAGAGCAAGCAGTTCGCGTACCTCGACGTCACCATCCCTTCGAGCGTGATCGGACGCGTCAAGGCGGCGTtcgacgacgtcggcgacgtCGCACGCTCCGGCGGCGAGCCGTGCACCGTGTTCGAGGCGGTGGCCGCCGTGCTGTGGCGCAGCCGCACGCGCGCGGTCTTGATCTCCGGCGACTCCGACGCCGACACGCCCGCGCCGCTCGTCTTCGCGGCCAACGTGCACAAGCACGTCGGCGCCAAGCACGGCTACTACGGCAACTGCGTCACCTCCCAGGTGGTCGCCGCGACGAGCGGCGAGGTGGCGAACGGCGACGCCAACGACGTGGTGAAGCTGATCCGGCGAGCCAAGGAGCTGATCCCGGCTCAGTTCGAGAACGGCGGTGTCGCCATgaacggggcggcggcgcgcgtggagAGGCAGCTGATGAGCGCGCTGTTCGGGTACAACGCATTCTACGTGGCGAGCTGGCGGAACATCGGGTTCGAGGCGGTGGACTTCGGCGGCGGGAGGCCGGCGCGGGTGATGTGCCATGTCGGGCCGACGGCGGTGCCGAGCTGCGTGGCGTGCCTGCCtcgcgacagcggcggcgccagcgtTCTGCTGCTGTGCGTAAAGGAGGAGCACGTCGACGCGTTCCTCGCAGAGCTGGAAAGTTTCAAATGAATATATATACTGTCTTACTGGTTGCTTGGTCGCCTCTGACGATGAAGATACttctataaaaataaatgtaACGTCAAATGCTAGTACTTTCTCTAGTTTAATAATAATTGTTGTTTTGGATGGAGATACagccttaggctgtgtttagattcaaagtttggatccaaacttcagttctttaccatcacatcaacctgtcatacacacacaacttttcagtcacatcatctccaatttcaaccaaaattcaaactttgcgctgaactaaacacagccttaaaaaaatgaaacatgGAGTATTGGTTTCTATTAcagtatatatagaaatatatgaGATATAATTTTATTGAAAAACATTTTAAGATTAATCTAATTATATATGGTCTTCATGTTTCTAAGgcaaatatttaaaaagttaTTTATAGTTAAAGTTTTGAAGGTATGACGTCAGTCTTGTTCAAAACTACAAATATTTTCTACTGGAAGAATTACTTAAGATTGTACAATTGTGAGTTTCATTCTCGTCTCTCGAATGTGATGTTGCTACTAATAACTATATAATTATTCAAAGAGTAAATTACGCTCACGGTACGTGAACTTGTTTGGTGGGTGCAAATAGGTACAACAACTTAAAATTGCTCGTTTTGGTATAATAACTTGACTAGTTTGTGCGAACATAGGCAAAAACAACCCACGCAAGCAAAATTGATATAACGTGGTGCATCTTGGTGACACCTTTGCGGGCTAGTAGTTTCtttgttttgaaaaaataaattgcATAGCAGTTGTtttgtttgaaaaataaaatccgTACTGCAAAAACTGAAGGTAAGTTAGTGTACTCAGGTCTGCACAACTACAAACAATAGCTAGCGTGCATATGTTTCATTATGGTACTACACATTATATCAATTTTGCATGTTTGTGTTGTTTTGTACTAGGTTTGCACGAGCTATGCAAGTTATTGTACTGGAACGAGCACTTTACAAGTTGTTCTACCTATTTGCACCCACATCACAAGTTCATGTATCAggagtgcaatttactcttattcAAATAAATGAAA
This window of the Oryza sativa Japonica Group chromosome 4, ASM3414082v1 genome carries:
- the LOC4335131 gene encoding acyl transferase 15-like, giving the protein MSYIVNKSSPELVGPPTTKPVAPTVADVINLSSFDKAIGSYLFTSFHVFDNGIVEPAMTIKGALSQALVYYYPIAGRLVITGAADGGGDQLCVSCTGEGVAFVSATASCALDDVKLFDPPFAALLKELAVAHPAAGEAEADPLLLMQVTEFACGGFVVGMTWNHVVADGKGIAQFLRAVGELARGLPRPSVLPVSCGDDSLPELPPLVAAMEKAMLTQESKQFAYLDVTIPSSVIGRVKAAFDDVGDVARSGGEPCTVFEAVAAVLWRSRTRAVLISGDSDADTPAPLVFAANVHKHVGAKHGYYGNCVTSQVVAATSGEVANGDANDVVKLIRRAKELIPAQFENGGVAMNGAAARVERQLMSALFGYNAFYVASWRNIGFEAVDFGGGRPARVMCHVGPTAVPSCVACLPRDSGGASVLLLCVKEEHVDAFLAELESFK